The Glycine soja cultivar W05 chromosome 8, ASM419377v2, whole genome shotgun sequence genome has a window encoding:
- the LOC114424279 gene encoding uncharacterized protein LOC114424279, with product MAPVKNEDLIPGATFTGKVKSIQLFGAFIDFGGFTDGLVHVSQLSDGYVKDVASVVSVGQEVKVKLIEVNTETQRISLSMRENNNDTVKPGPRKDEVKKNTKFVEGQDLKGTLKNLARSGSFISLPDGEEEFLPISEESDEGFENFTGISSLQVGQQVSVQVLRINRGQLTLTMKKEDVAALDSEIGQGVVHVATNPFALAFRKNKDIATFLEEGKKIHNTVEISSAARTSKEIVKQGEIVSDVSDAQGEPESSKGLVDDASF from the coding sequence ATGGCTCCTGTAAAGAATGAAGATTTGATTCCTGGGGCAACTTTTACTGGGAAAGTAAAATCTATTCAACTATTTGGTGCCTTTATTGATTTTGGAGGTTTCACGGATGGCCTTGTTCATGTTTCTCAGTTGAGTGACGGCTATGTAAAAGATGTTGCTAGTGTTGTTTCTGTAGGACAAGAAGTGAAGGTGAAGCTAATTGAAGTCAACACTGAAACTCAGCGAATTTCTCTCTCTATGCGTGAAAATAATAATGACACTGTTAAGCCCGGTCCAAGGAAAGATGAGGTGAAGAAAAACACGAAATTTGTTGAAGGGCAGGACCTTAAGGGTACATTGAAGAATTTGGCAAGGTCTGGTTCTTTTATATCACTTCCTGATGGGGAGGAAGAATTTCTGCCCATATCTGAGGAATCTGATGAGGGATTTGAGAATTTTACAGGAATTTCATCATTGCAGGTTGGTCAACAAGTCAGTGTACAAGTTTTGCGTATCAATAGAGGGCAACTGACATTGActatgaagaaagaagatgtTGCAGCATTGGACTCTGAAATAGGCCAAGGGGTTGTCCATGTTGCAACAAACCCTTTTGCATTGGCTTTTCGCAAAAATAAGGATATTGCTACATTTTTGGAAGAGGGGAAGAAAATACATAATACAGTTGAAATATCATCGGCAGCTAGAACTTCAAAAGAAATTGTCAAGCAAGGGGAAATTGTATCAGATGTTTCTGATGCACAGGGTGAACCTGAAAGCAGCAAGGGTTTGGTTGACGATGCTTCCTTCTGA
- the LOC114421155 gene encoding auxin-responsive protein IAA27-like: MLALPCLLFFLYIIFFSSLKCNWPTLHNRAKRKASFNVVVILQYHIFSFSFLICVVKQLKVVLMSEALEEVVPSMKGGCEEEGLNLKATELRLGLPGCESPEREGVFKSVVVSGAKRGFSDAIDGNWNGGGSEKDAAALFSPTSRGAVSVSVSAAKSLTLTATDCTNQPTALGASVLKETVPHSPKPLHENKPQISAPAAKAQVVGWPPIRSFRKNSMASQPQKNDAAADAEAKSGCLYVKVSMEGAPYLRKVDLNSFTTYKDLSLALEKMFSCFTLSQCGSYGVSSRENLSESRLMDLLHGSEYVLTYEDKDGDWMLVGDVPWEMFTESCKRLRIMKSSEAIGLAPRAMEKCKSRY; the protein is encoded by the exons ATGTTAGCACTTCcctgtcttcttttttttttatatataattttttttagctccCTTAAATGTAATTGGCCAACACTACATAACAGAGCAAAGAGAAAAGCTTCCTTCAATGTAGTTGTGATTCTTCAATACCATatattctctttctctttcttgatTTGTGTTGTGAAACAGTTAAAAGTGGTCTTGATGTCTGAGGCATTGGAAGAGGTTGTTCCTTCAATGAAAGGAGGGTGTGAAGAAGAAGGGTTGAACCTGAAGGCTACTGAGCTGAGGCTTGGGTTGCCAGGGTGTGAGTCACCAGAGAGGGAGGGTGTGTTTAAGAGTGTGGTGGTGTCTGGGGCCAAGAGGGGTTTCTCTGATGCCATTGATGGAAACTGGAATGGTGGAGGATCTGAAAAAGATGCCGCTGCCTTGTTTTCTCCAACTTCAAGGGGTGCTGTTAGTGTTAGTGTTAGTGCTGCCAAGTCTCTCACTCTCACTGCAACAGACTGCACCAACCAACCAACTGCTTTGGGTGCTTCTGTTCTCAAGGAAACTGTTCCACACTCTCCAAAACCATTACATGAGAATAAGCCCCAGATTTCTGCTCCAGCTGCAAA GGCGCAAGTTGTGGGATGGCCACCAATCCGTTCATTCAGGAAGAACTCAATGGCTTCTCAGCCTCAGAAGAATGATGCTgctgctgatgcagaagccaaGTCTGGATGCCTTTATGTTAAAGTCAGCATGGAAGGCGCCCCATACTTGAGGAAAGTGGATCTGAATAGTTTTACCACTTACAAGGACCTCTCTTTGGCACTTGAAAagatgtttagttgttttacacTCA GTCAATGTGGCTCATATGGGGTTTCTAGTCGGGAAAATTTAAGTGAAAGTAGATTGATGGATCTCCTTCATGGTTCAGAATATGTTCTTACCTATGAAGACAAGGATGGAGATTGGATGCTAGTTGGTGATGTTCCGTGGGA GATGTTCACTGAGTCTTGCAAGAGGCTGAGGATAATGAAGAGTTCTGAAGCAATTGGGCTAG CACCTAGAGCCATGGAAAAGTGCAAAAGTCGCTACTAG
- the LOC114424344 gene encoding embryonic abundant protein USP92-like encodes MNFVISKLGKNVQAFSSSFLSKQEEYTVEGVHNLGGKAVMCHRLNFQKAVFYCHEVHETTAFMVPLLAGDGTKTQALAVCHFDTSVLNFELFRQIMKVDPGTNPLCHFLGNKSILWVPNLATEGASQTKIVV; translated from the coding sequence ATGAACTTTGTCATTTCAAAGCTTGGAAAGAACGTTCAGGCATTTTCAAGCTCCTTCTTGAGTAAGCAAGAGGAATACACAGTGGAGGGAGTGCATAATCTTGGAGGCAAAGCAGTGATGTGTCATAGGTTGAATTTCCAAAAGGCTGTGTTTTACTGCCATGAAGTCCATGAAACAACAGCTTTCATGGTTCCATTGCTTGCCGGTGATGGAACCAAAACTCAGGCACTTGCTGTTTGCCACTTTGATACTTCGGTCTTGAACTTTGAATTGTTCCGTCAAATAATGAAAGTTGATCCTGGAACTAACCCTCTTTGCCATttccttggaaacaagtccATTTTGTGGGTTCCCAATTTAGCCACGGAGGGTGCCTCTCAGACTAAAATTGTTGTTTAA